One Kaistella polysaccharea DNA segment encodes these proteins:
- a CDS encoding MBL fold metallo-hydrolase, with the protein MTIEQIYTGCLAQGAYYIVSGKEAVIIDPLRETKPYLDRLEKDEVKLKYIFETHFHADFVSGHLDLSRKTGAPIIYGPTANPDFEAIIATDGQIFEVGDIKIKVLHTPGHTMESSTFLLIDENGKETAIFSGDTLFLGDVGRPDLAQKAASMTQEELAGILYDSLQNKIMPLADDIIVYPAHGAGSACGKNMQKETVDTLGNQKKSNYALNQPNKEAFVKEVLDGLSAPPKYFGMNVAMNKGGYEDFDVIFKKGNHPLSPDDFEKVAEDSGALILDTRNAAEFHKGFVPNSINIGLQGDFAPWVGAMIVDVQQPLLLVSDSGSEEETITRLARVGFDNVIGYLKGSFPEWEKSGKEIDHVKRISAETFAAELSEHSKVIDVRNATEYAAEHVNEAYSRPLVEINEWAPSLKSEEHFYVHCAGGYRSMIAASILNSRGIRNFTEVEGGFGKIKETGVPKSNFVCQTKTLN; encoded by the coding sequence ATGACAATAGAACAAATATATACAGGATGTCTGGCGCAGGGAGCGTATTATATTGTCTCTGGAAAAGAGGCCGTAATTATTGATCCGTTGCGAGAAACGAAACCCTATCTGGATCGTTTAGAAAAAGACGAGGTAAAATTGAAATATATTTTTGAAACTCACTTTCATGCTGATTTTGTCTCTGGGCATTTAGATCTTTCCCGAAAAACAGGTGCGCCGATTATCTATGGGCCGACCGCAAATCCTGATTTTGAAGCTATTATTGCAACTGATGGTCAGATCTTTGAAGTGGGAGATATAAAAATTAAAGTGTTGCACACGCCGGGTCATACGATGGAAAGTTCTACTTTTCTTTTAATTGATGAAAACGGAAAAGAAACTGCTATTTTCAGTGGAGATACTCTTTTCTTAGGTGATGTTGGACGGCCTGATTTGGCTCAAAAAGCAGCAAGTATGACTCAAGAGGAATTGGCTGGAATTTTATATGACAGTTTGCAAAACAAAATAATGCCGCTTGCTGATGATATTATAGTTTATCCCGCGCACGGAGCAGGATCTGCCTGTGGTAAAAATATGCAGAAGGAAACTGTTGATACGTTGGGTAATCAGAAGAAAAGCAATTACGCTTTAAATCAACCGAACAAAGAAGCTTTTGTTAAAGAAGTTCTGGATGGATTATCTGCTCCACCAAAATATTTCGGAATGAATGTAGCCATGAACAAAGGAGGTTACGAGGATTTTGATGTTATTTTTAAGAAAGGAAATCACCCACTTTCGCCGGATGATTTTGAGAAAGTTGCGGAAGACTCTGGCGCATTAATTTTAGATACGAGAAATGCGGCTGAATTCCATAAGGGTTTCGTTCCTAACTCGATCAATATTGGTTTGCAAGGCGACTTTGCACCGTGGGTGGGCGCAATGATTGTTGATGTTCAGCAGCCTTTACTCTTGGTTTCTGACTCAGGATCCGAAGAAGAAACTATCACCAGATTAGCGCGGGTAGGTTTTGATAATGTGATTGGCTATTTGAAAGGTAGCTTTCCAGAATGGGAAAAATCTGGAAAAGAAATCGATCATGTAAAAAGAATTTCAGCAGAGACTTTTGCAGCAGAATTATCAGAACATTCAAAAGTTATAGATGTGCGAAATGCAACAGAATATGCTGCAGAGCACGTGAATGAGGCGTACAGCAGACCGTTGGTAGAAATTAATGAATGGGCACCTTCCTTAAAATCTGAAGAACATTTTTATGTGCATTGTGCCGGCGGTTATCGAAGCATGATTGCGGCAAGTATTCTTAATTCCCGAGGCATTAGAAATTTCACCGAAGTAGAAGGTGGGTTTGGAAAGATAAAAGAGACAGGTGTTCCTAAAAGTAATTTTGTCTGTCAGACTAAAACTTTAAATTAA
- a CDS encoding sulfite exporter TauE/SafE family protein, protein MEVIGYISALFVGLIMGLLGGGGSILSVPIFVYLFGFDPVTATTLSLFVVGITSFVGSAGFLKQKLIDFRTAWIFGIPSILGVLFSRRLILPHLPEYIINKWGMVVTKDMFLLLLFSFLMLVASVKMIRKTERPFGRKENGNNYTILVSQGLLVGIITGLIGAGGGFLIVPALVMLLGLPMKRAVATSLFIIGMNSVLGFLSSMKMVEKDWTFMLVFTALSVLGIFVGIAVSKKIDSRKLKPAFGWFVLFMGIFIIVKEIFFKQITI, encoded by the coding sequence ATGGAGGTAATCGGTTATATTTCAGCGCTATTTGTCGGACTCATAATGGGTTTGCTTGGTGGTGGCGGAAGTATTTTAAGCGTGCCTATTTTTGTTTATCTGTTTGGTTTTGATCCTGTAACCGCAACTACACTTTCATTATTTGTGGTTGGAATTACGAGTTTTGTCGGATCTGCAGGTTTTTTAAAACAAAAATTGATCGACTTCCGGACTGCCTGGATATTTGGGATTCCTTCTATTTTGGGAGTTTTATTTTCGCGACGATTAATTTTGCCCCATTTACCGGAATACATTATTAATAAATGGGGTATGGTAGTAACTAAAGATATGTTTCTGCTTTTGCTTTTTTCATTTTTGATGTTGGTCGCCTCTGTAAAAATGATCAGGAAAACGGAGCGTCCATTTGGTAGAAAGGAAAACGGAAATAATTATACCATCTTGGTTTCTCAGGGGCTATTGGTGGGAATTATAACAGGATTAATTGGTGCAGGAGGTGGCTTTTTAATTGTACCTGCTTTAGTAATGTTGCTGGGTTTGCCAATGAAAAGAGCCGTAGCTACATCGCTGTTTATTATAGGGATGAACTCCGTTCTAGGTTTTTTAAGTTCCATGAAAATGGTAGAAAAAGATTGGACATTTATGTTGGTTTTTACAGCATTATCAGTCCTCGGAATTTTTGTAGGAATCGCTGTGTCGAAGAAAATTGACAGCCGTAAATTAAAACCTGCTTTCGGGTGGTTTGTGCTATTTATGGGCATATTTATAATAGTAAAAGAAATATTTTTTAAACAAATAACAATATGA
- a CDS encoding TonB-dependent receptor plug domain-containing protein — protein sequence MKQLIILSFLLLYSFNFKAQMVQDSGKSHHIQEVIVIGATKVSTKENKPLGSIDEYLQKSSKVDMIKRGAYAWEPLINGMPTERTLVTIDGMRIFGACTDKMDPITSYIEVSNLMEASISSGQEGSCHGNTIGGSIDLKRNKSIFGTEKWNFNVNSGFESVNMQKILGAEAKYKSQKFYSDVNFMRRDAENYEAGGNVEIPYSKFKKVNVSGVSGFKIGENKLVEASVIYDKATDVGYPALPMDVSLAEALITSFKFQILPVNNFFKSWEAKVYFNNIMHRMDDTKRPTVPIHMDMPGWSKTFGYYSHLKSIVRNHNLLLNINGFYNKSSAEMTMYPNDKSEKLMFMLTWPDVKTLAQALYMEDQVQMDEHSSLKLSASVTAHQNKIESEFGLNSLQIFYPEMNAEKTRILKSFATNYQFDNNSFQAGLGLGYGDRAPSVSEGYGFYLFNSFERYDYIGNPNLKNETSLEANAFLGIKREKYSSKLSASYFHISNYIVGKIINDLVPMTIGARGVKNYTALEHAGIFNISLNTEFQIAETLKWSSQLVYTRGKDSEGQNLPFMSPFGYQTSLKFDLNKWSSEFLMTGNTKHEKYAMIYGESETPAYFLLNFNLGYQLSVGGTKVFAKAGIENIFDRYYTTYADWNQIPRPGRNFFINLNFNL from the coding sequence ATGAAACAACTTATAATATTATCCTTTCTCCTATTATATTCCTTTAATTTTAAAGCGCAGATGGTTCAGGATTCCGGGAAATCTCATCATATACAAGAAGTAATCGTAATTGGTGCAACCAAAGTTTCAACCAAAGAAAACAAGCCATTGGGTTCAATAGACGAATACCTGCAGAAATCTTCAAAAGTTGATATGATTAAACGCGGTGCGTACGCATGGGAACCGCTTATTAATGGAATGCCTACCGAAAGGACGTTAGTAACCATCGATGGAATGCGAATTTTTGGTGCCTGTACGGATAAGATGGACCCTATCACTTCTTATATTGAAGTGTCAAACCTCATGGAAGCCAGTATCAGTTCCGGTCAGGAGGGATCTTGCCACGGAAATACCATTGGAGGATCCATCGACTTGAAAAGAAATAAATCTATTTTCGGAACAGAAAAATGGAATTTTAATGTGAATAGTGGCTTCGAGTCGGTAAATATGCAAAAGATCTTGGGTGCTGAAGCGAAATATAAATCGCAGAAGTTTTATAGCGATGTCAATTTTATGCGTCGTGATGCTGAAAATTATGAAGCCGGCGGAAATGTAGAAATTCCCTATTCCAAGTTCAAAAAAGTAAATGTTTCAGGAGTTTCGGGTTTTAAGATTGGTGAAAATAAGTTAGTGGAAGCTTCCGTAATTTATGATAAAGCCACTGATGTAGGATATCCCGCGTTGCCAATGGATGTCTCGCTTGCGGAAGCGCTCATCACTTCGTTTAAGTTTCAAATATTGCCGGTAAATAATTTTTTTAAAAGTTGGGAAGCTAAAGTTTACTTCAATAATATTATGCACAGAATGGATGATACCAAAAGACCTACTGTTCCTATTCATATGGATATGCCGGGTTGGAGTAAAACTTTTGGTTACTATTCCCATCTCAAATCTATTGTTAGAAATCATAATCTATTACTGAACATTAATGGATTTTATAATAAATCGTCTGCTGAGATGACCATGTATCCGAATGACAAAAGCGAAAAATTAATGTTTATGTTAACGTGGCCAGATGTAAAAACGCTTGCTCAGGCGTTGTATATGGAAGATCAAGTGCAAATGGATGAGCATTCAAGTCTAAAATTATCTGCGTCGGTAACCGCTCATCAGAATAAAATTGAAAGCGAATTTGGCCTAAACAGCCTGCAGATTTTTTATCCTGAAATGAACGCGGAAAAAACGCGGATTTTGAAAAGTTTCGCGACGAATTATCAGTTTGATAACAATTCTTTTCAAGCTGGCCTTGGTTTGGGATATGGAGACAGAGCACCGTCTGTGTCAGAAGGTTATGGTTTCTATTTATTCAACAGTTTCGAGCGATACGATTATATAGGTAATCCCAATTTGAAAAATGAAACGTCGTTGGAAGCAAATGCATTCCTGGGAATAAAACGGGAAAAATACAGTTCGAAATTATCTGCATCTTACTTTCATATCTCAAATTATATTGTGGGGAAAATTATTAATGATTTAGTTCCAATGACAATTGGTGCGCGTGGCGTGAAAAATTATACAGCGCTTGAGCACGCTGGGATTTTTAATATCAGTTTAAATACCGAATTCCAAATTGCTGAAACGCTAAAGTGGAGTTCGCAACTTGTTTACACGCGCGGTAAAGACAGTGAAGGGCAAAATCTCCCATTTATGAGTCCATTTGGTTATCAGACTTCCTTAAAATTCGATCTGAATAAATGGTCCTCAGAATTTTTAATGACAGGAAATACAAAACATGAAAAATATGCGATGATCTACGGAGAATCTGAGACACCAGCATATTTTCTTCTCAATTTTAATTTGGGTTATCAACTTTCGGTGGGAGGAACCAAAGTTTTTGCAAAGGCCGGCATAGAGAATATCTTCGACAGATATTATACAACTTACGCAGACTGGAATCAAATACCTAGACCTGGCCGTAACTTCTTTATCAATTTAAATTTTAATCTATAG
- a CDS encoding FixH family protein: MKFSFKTIFALLAMAFLVAACRTSDSDEPLNPVNPTAEIEGFLKIKEITNATHIIELYSKSGMTHLGYNDLKLRIKNKSTNQYEKGANVTWTPLMHMATMAHSCPRSGLQKSSVDGSVYGGYIVFQMPENESEYWDINIEYSIDSVSYTATSVLKVPASEKKTVNAFLGNDNIKYIIAYIEPTSPKVATNDLVLGVWKMQDMMNYPLVDGLTVKVDPRMPGMGNHSSPNNVAAKQTAAGKLYSGKLSLTMTGYWKLNLQLLNPDGSVVKGEEVSESNLSSSIFFEIDF, from the coding sequence ATGAAATTTTCTTTCAAAACTATATTTGCCTTATTGGCAATGGCTTTTCTTGTCGCCGCATGTCGTACTTCTGATTCTGATGAACCACTAAATCCTGTTAATCCAACTGCAGAAATTGAAGGCTTTTTAAAAATCAAAGAAATTACGAACGCCACTCATATAATTGAGCTTTATTCTAAATCAGGGATGACCCATTTGGGATATAATGATCTTAAGCTACGTATCAAAAATAAATCTACAAACCAGTATGAAAAGGGAGCAAATGTTACATGGACGCCGTTAATGCATATGGCAACAATGGCACATTCCTGCCCGAGATCAGGCCTGCAGAAAAGTAGTGTTGATGGTTCAGTTTATGGCGGTTATATAGTTTTTCAAATGCCGGAAAATGAATCTGAATATTGGGATATTAACATTGAGTATTCTATTGATTCGGTAAGTTATACAGCAACAAGTGTTTTGAAAGTTCCTGCGTCGGAAAAAAAAACAGTCAATGCTTTTCTGGGAAATGACAATATAAAATATATCATTGCTTATATAGAACCAACATCTCCGAAAGTGGCTACAAATGATTTGGTTTTAGGAGTTTGGAAAATGCAGGATATGATGAATTATCCTCTTGTAGATGGACTTACGGTTAAGGTTGACCCAAGAATGCCTGGAATGGGCAACCACAGCTCTCCAAACAATGTCGCAGCTAAACAAACTGCCGCGGGGAAATTATACAGTGGAAAATTATCATTAACCATGACCGGTTATTGGAAGCTAAATTTACAATTACTGAACCCCGATGGTTCAGTCGTCAAGGGTGAAGAAGTTTCTGAAAGCAATTTATCCAGCTCTATTTTTTTCGAAATTGATTTTTAA
- a CDS encoding helicase HerA-like domain-containing protein, translating into MADKAKFVEELTARYTPKGEFITLGKGMLDGEVVTEVNVTLPLKTINRHGLIAGATGTGKTKTVQVFAEQLSHAGVPSLVLDIKGDFSGIAVQGNENDIIKERYAKTQLPYEAQSFPVELMTISGAPGVKLRATVTEFGPLLLSKILDLNDTQQSIISIVFKYCDDKGLPLVDLDDLKKVLQYVTDNPQGKADLTNNYGSISPASLGAILRSIVAMEQQGAATFFGEPSFDIHDLIQQRDGKGVVNILRVDNIQSKPQLFSTFMLSLFAEIYMTLPEEGDSGKPKLVLFIDEAHLIFKEASKTLLSQIETMVKLIRSKGVGIYFITQIPGDVPENVLSQLGLKIQHALRGFTAKDRKEISKAVENYPITEFYNSKELIQNLGIGEAFITALDEKGIPTPLVHTFLISPESRMDILNAAEIADLTSRSAMVAKYEQTVNKDSAYEMLTSRMEQAVQESPVTVKSRPVKEEPGVFENVMKSRAGRTFTTTLAREGAKFVLGMFGLGGRKR; encoded by the coding sequence ATGGCAGACAAAGCGAAATTCGTAGAAGAACTTACCGCGCGGTACACGCCAAAAGGCGAATTCATCACTTTAGGAAAAGGCATGCTCGACGGCGAAGTCGTAACGGAGGTAAATGTTACACTTCCCCTGAAAACAATCAACCGACACGGTTTAATTGCTGGAGCCACGGGAACGGGAAAAACCAAGACAGTTCAGGTTTTTGCGGAGCAATTATCACATGCCGGAGTTCCTTCTCTCGTCCTCGATATTAAAGGAGATTTTTCTGGAATTGCAGTTCAGGGAAATGAAAATGATATTATTAAAGAGCGTTACGCAAAAACTCAACTTCCCTATGAAGCACAATCTTTTCCGGTGGAATTGATGACAATTTCTGGGGCACCCGGCGTAAAACTTCGCGCTACGGTTACAGAATTTGGACCGCTTTTGCTCTCTAAAATTTTAGACCTTAATGATACTCAACAAAGCATTATTTCTATTGTCTTTAAATACTGTGACGACAAAGGTTTGCCTCTTGTTGACTTAGATGATTTGAAAAAGGTGCTGCAATATGTTACCGATAATCCACAGGGAAAGGCAGATTTAACGAATAACTATGGGTCTATTTCTCCCGCATCTTTAGGAGCGATTTTAAGATCAATCGTTGCAATGGAACAACAGGGCGCAGCGACCTTCTTCGGAGAACCAAGTTTTGACATTCACGATTTAATTCAGCAACGCGACGGTAAAGGCGTGGTCAATATTTTAAGAGTTGATAATATTCAGAGTAAACCTCAACTATTTTCAACCTTTATGTTATCTCTTTTTGCAGAAATTTATATGACTTTGCCAGAAGAAGGTGATTCCGGAAAACCGAAGCTGGTTTTGTTTATTGATGAAGCGCACTTAATTTTTAAAGAAGCTTCTAAAACGCTTCTAAGTCAGATCGAAACCATGGTAAAATTAATTCGCTCAAAAGGAGTCGGAATTTATTTTATTACCCAAATTCCGGGCGATGTACCAGAGAATGTTCTTTCTCAGCTCGGTTTAAAAATTCAACATGCTTTGCGAGGCTTTACCGCAAAAGACCGAAAAGAAATTTCTAAGGCCGTAGAAAACTACCCGATTACGGAGTTTTATAATTCGAAAGAATTAATTCAAAATCTGGGAATTGGGGAAGCTTTTATAACTGCATTAGATGAAAAAGGAATTCCTACTCCTTTGGTTCACACCTTTTTAATATCACCAGAATCTAGAATGGATATTTTAAATGCAGCAGAAATCGCCGATCTTACAAGTCGCTCCGCGATGGTCGCAAAATATGAACAGACAGTGAACAAAGATTCTGCTTACGAAATGTTAACGAGCAGAATGGAACAGGCAGTACAGGAATCGCCAGTAACTGTAAAATCACGCCCAGTAAAAGAAGAACCAGGAGTTTTTGAAAATGTAATGAAATCACGCGCCGGCAGAACTTTCACCACAACACTTGCGCGAGAAGGCGCCAAGTTTGTTTTGGGAATGTTTGGCTTAGGCGGAAGAAAAAGATAA
- a CDS encoding 3'-5' exonuclease, producing the protein MYSVIDIESNGAGFRQESIIEIAVYKYDGHHIVDQFISLVNPESSITPFVQKLTKISPKMVITAPKFHEIAKRVVEITQNTTLVGHNIEFDYRMLRQEFKRLGYEFKINTLDTIPLAKKLIPTAESYSLGKLVKSLGIPLVDQHRASGDARATLELFKLLMIKDKNSEIIQQHHDEVNAKTYLNKIRDLTQDLPAEKGILYFQDTNGKIIFSDFVDDLNKSSKIIFNAKSKKWTSIQEKTEQVHYELTGNDILAKLMMRTKGIKKGESLPFGLYYKNGKYFTDKINNQLSVEPFLKFRSFTQGSKAVSFIQSRKVFEDPKKLADLLSISRENALWITTGRVLGEKSFLLFEKEKLSAYGFYELYTQIETLNKLSSIKIDIDFSTTDLQNDLKLGLLRGDFEIISLPQK; encoded by the coding sequence TTGTACTCAGTAATTGATATAGAAAGTAACGGCGCAGGTTTCAGGCAGGAGAGCATTATTGAAATTGCAGTCTATAAATACGATGGTCATCATATCGTTGATCAGTTTATTTCTTTGGTAAATCCCGAAAGTTCCATCACGCCGTTTGTGCAGAAACTCACCAAGATTTCCCCAAAAATGGTCATAACAGCACCGAAATTCCATGAAATTGCAAAAAGAGTTGTAGAAATAACGCAGAATACTACTTTGGTCGGGCACAATATTGAATTTGATTACCGAATGCTTCGCCAGGAATTTAAACGATTGGGTTATGAATTTAAAATTAATACATTAGATACGATTCCTCTTGCGAAAAAACTGATTCCCACCGCCGAAAGTTATTCGCTCGGAAAATTGGTGAAATCCCTTGGTATTCCTCTGGTAGATCAACACCGCGCATCTGGTGACGCGCGTGCGACTTTAGAGCTTTTCAAATTGTTGATGATTAAAGATAAAAACTCTGAAATTATACAGCAACATCACGATGAAGTGAATGCAAAAACCTATCTCAACAAAATTCGGGATTTAACTCAGGATTTACCGGCAGAAAAAGGTATTCTCTACTTTCAAGACACGAACGGTAAAATTATCTTCAGTGATTTTGTGGATGATCTCAATAAATCATCGAAGATCATCTTCAATGCAAAATCAAAAAAGTGGACCTCAATTCAAGAAAAAACAGAACAGGTCCATTATGAATTAACCGGCAACGATATTCTGGCAAAACTCATGATGAGAACAAAAGGAATTAAAAAAGGTGAGTCTTTGCCCTTTGGTCTCTATTATAAAAACGGAAAATATTTTACAGATAAAATAAACAATCAATTGAGTGTAGAACCTTTTCTGAAATTTAGATCTTTTACCCAAGGCAGCAAAGCAGTAAGTTTTATTCAATCCCGAAAAGTGTTTGAAGATCCAAAAAAACTTGCCGATTTATTATCCATTAGTCGTGAAAATGCGCTTTGGATTACTACCGGTCGCGTTTTAGGTGAAAAATCTTTTTTACTTTTCGAAAAGGAAAAACTAAGCGCTTACGGTTTTTATGAACTTTATACGCAGATTGAAACTTTGAACAAACTTTCCAGTATAAAAATCGATATCGATTTCTCTACAACCGATTTGCAAAATGATTTAAAACTGGGACTTTTACGAGGAGATTTTGAAATTATATCTCTTCCACAAAAATAA
- the lysA gene encoding diaminopimelate decarboxylase: MTDKNLLKIAEEFGTPVYVYDAESIKNHYEKLTSSFHKSTRFFYAAKALTNINILKYIKNLGASLDCVSINEVKLGLKAGFSHDKILFTPNCVDLQEIEEAMELKVHINIDNISILEQFGTKFGHTYPIFVRINPHIYAGGNHKISTGHIDSKFGISIHQLRHIERVMKSTNLLIEGLHMHTGSEIKDADVFLQGLEIMFELAEHFPDLKYIDMGSGFKVPYQDGDLETDVKALGKKVEKALTDYHKESGRKFQLWFEPGKYLVSKSGHFIVKSNVIKQTTATVFVGINSGFNHLIRPMFYDSYHIIENLSNPKGAERIYTVVGNICETDTFAWDRKLHEVREGDILVFRNAGAYGFEMSSNFNSRLKPAEVFFLDGKAHLIRRREEFDDLLKNQIEVL; the protein is encoded by the coding sequence ATGACTGATAAAAACTTACTGAAAATTGCCGAAGAATTCGGAACCCCAGTTTATGTCTACGATGCAGAAAGCATCAAAAATCACTATGAGAAACTCACCTCTTCATTTCATAAAAGCACACGATTTTTTTATGCAGCGAAGGCTCTCACGAACATTAATATTTTAAAATATATAAAAAATTTAGGTGCCAGTTTAGACTGCGTTTCGATCAACGAGGTGAAGTTGGGATTAAAAGCTGGTTTTTCCCACGACAAAATTTTGTTTACGCCAAACTGCGTTGATTTGCAGGAAATAGAAGAAGCGATGGAATTGAAGGTTCATATTAACATCGATAATATTTCGATTCTGGAACAGTTCGGAACTAAATTTGGGCACACTTATCCCATTTTCGTACGGATAAATCCACATATTTACGCGGGCGGAAATCATAAAATTTCAACAGGTCATATCGATTCTAAGTTTGGAATCTCTATTCATCAACTTCGCCACATTGAACGCGTTATGAAATCTACCAATCTATTGATTGAGGGACTTCACATGCATACGGGAAGTGAGATAAAAGATGCCGACGTTTTTTTACAAGGTCTCGAAATAATGTTCGAACTCGCAGAACATTTCCCCGATTTAAAATATATCGATATGGGAAGCGGCTTTAAAGTTCCCTATCAAGACGGCGATCTGGAGACCGATGTGAAAGCTTTGGGAAAAAAAGTGGAAAAAGCCCTCACTGACTATCATAAAGAAAGCGGACGTAAATTTCAATTATGGTTTGAACCCGGCAAATATTTAGTGAGTAAAAGCGGTCATTTCATTGTAAAATCAAATGTGATCAAACAAACTACGGCTACCGTTTTTGTAGGGATTAATTCAGGATTTAACCACCTGATTCGCCCCATGTTTTACGATTCTTATCATATCATCGAAAATTTATCCAATCCAAAAGGAGCAGAAAGAATTTATACGGTTGTGGGAAATATCTGCGAAACAGATACGTTTGCGTGGGACAGAAAACTTCATGAAGTTCGCGAAGGCGATATCCTGGTATTTAGAAATGCTGGCGCCTACGGATTTGAAATGAGTTCCAACTTTAATTCGCGCTTAAAACCCGCTGAAGTGTTTTTCTTGGACGGAAAAGCACACCTTATTAGAAGAAGAGAAGAATTTGATGATTTGCTCAAAAATCAAATTGAAGTATTATAA
- the miaB gene encoding tRNA (N6-isopentenyl adenosine(37)-C2)-methylthiotransferase MiaB, producing the protein MQEKYIDETKQGEAFAIAEKPQNSKKLFLESYGCQMNFSDSEIVASILNEQGYNTTLLPEEADLILLNTCSIREKAEQTVRMRLSQFKNLKKEKPNLTVGVLGCMAERLKTKFLEEEQLVDLVVGPDAYRDLPNLLKETEGGRDAINVILSKEETYADISPVRLGGNGVTAFVTITRGCDNMCTFCVVPFTRGRERSRDPHSIIEECKELWNNGYKEITLLGQNVDSYLWFGGGAKKDFKKATEIQQLTAINFAQLMEMVAIAVPKMRIRFSTSNPHDMSTEVFIVMAKYDNICKYVHLPVQSGSDRMLDKMNRQHTRAEYLALINKAKELIPEVSFSQDMIIGFCGETEEDHQMTLSLMREVEYDYGYMFSYSERPGTPAEKKMEDDIPADVKQRRLAEVIALQGELSRKRMQGYVGRTHEVLIEGTSRKNENQWKGRNSQNAVCVFDKLEGQKLGDLVTVFVYGNTQGTLLGETV; encoded by the coding sequence GTGCAAGAAAAATATATAGACGAAACCAAACAGGGCGAAGCCTTTGCGATCGCAGAAAAACCACAAAATTCTAAGAAGTTATTTTTGGAAAGCTACGGCTGTCAGATGAATTTCTCTGATTCTGAAATCGTTGCTTCGATCCTAAACGAGCAAGGTTACAACACGACTTTACTCCCCGAAGAAGCCGATTTAATTTTATTAAATACGTGCTCAATTCGTGAAAAAGCAGAACAGACCGTTCGGATGCGACTTTCTCAATTCAAAAATTTAAAGAAAGAAAAACCAAACTTAACAGTGGGCGTTTTGGGTTGTATGGCTGAACGTTTGAAAACCAAATTTTTAGAAGAAGAACAACTGGTCGATTTGGTCGTTGGTCCCGATGCGTACAGAGATTTACCCAATCTACTCAAAGAAACTGAAGGCGGCCGAGATGCCATTAATGTCATCTTATCCAAAGAAGAAACGTACGCAGATATCAGTCCGGTTCGTTTGGGCGGAAACGGCGTTACCGCTTTTGTGACGATCACCAGAGGTTGCGATAATATGTGTACATTCTGCGTTGTTCCCTTCACGCGTGGACGGGAGCGTAGCCGCGATCCTCATTCGATTATTGAAGAATGTAAAGAACTTTGGAATAATGGATACAAAGAAATCACCTTGCTCGGACAAAACGTAGATTCTTATCTCTGGTTCGGCGGTGGTGCCAAAAAAGACTTTAAAAAAGCCACTGAAATTCAGCAGTTGACCGCAATTAATTTTGCACAATTGATGGAAATGGTTGCGATTGCGGTTCCGAAAATGAGAATTCGATTTTCCACTTCCAATCCTCATGATATGAGTACGGAAGTTTTTATAGTGATGGCGAAGTACGATAATATCTGCAAATACGTTCACCTTCCCGTACAAAGTGGAAGCGACAGAATGTTGGACAAAATGAACCGTCAGCATACCCGCGCAGAATATTTGGCCCTAATTAATAAAGCAAAAGAACTCATTCCCGAGGTTTCGTTTTCACAAGATATGATTATCGGATTTTGCGGTGAAACTGAAGAAGATCATCAGATGACTTTATCGCTCATGCGAGAAGTAGAATACGATTACGGTTATATGTTCTCTTATTCCGAACGTCCTGGAACTCCAGCAGAAAAGAAAATGGAAGACGATATTCCAGCAGATGTTAAACAAAGAAGATTGGCTGAAGTCATCGCATTACAAGGCGAACTTTCCCGTAAAAGAATGCAAGGTTATGTTGGCCGAACTCATGAAGTTTTAATCGAAGGAACATCAAGAAAAAATGAAAACCAGTGGAAAGGCCGTAATTCTCAAAATGCAGTTTGCGTTTTCGATAAATTAGAAGGTCAGAAATTAGGTGACTTAGTGACCGTTTTCGTTTATGGAAATACACAGGGAACGCTTTTGGGGGAAACGGTTTAG